Below is a genomic region from bacterium.
CGCCTATCCAGAAGTACGTGTACGACCCGAACGCGCGGGAGCTTCTCGGGGAATACGGCACCGGCAAGAAAGTCGCCGTGTTCCATTGCGCGAGCGGGCATCGGGCGCGTATAGCCAAAGAAGCGGGCGCGAAGGAGGTTATCGGGATCGATACTTCCTTTAGGCAGATAAGTCTCGCTCGTGAGATAGAGCTTTCTAAGCCGCAGGGCATTGAATATCGGGTCCTGAATGCTTATTCGAAGGATTTCCCCGATGAATTTCCAAAGGAATATAATGGAAGTCTTGACGTCGTACTCGGGTTTTTCCTCATAGATCACGCGCAGACGGAAACAGAGCTCCAAAAGCTTGCGGAAAACGTTTACTCGAGCCTTGCGCCCGGAGGAGTGTTTATAGCCATGCTCGACGACTCGGAGGCGCGTACCCCGACTGACCCGAAGTACGGTGTCGCGATAGAGCCTTTAGAAGGGAAGGGGGATGCGAGCCAGCGCCGCATAGTCATCTATCAGAACATGAAGGACGGCGAGGATCGGGCCGTACTCCATTTCTTCAATTTCGAATGGACACGAGCCACGGTACAGAGGGTATTTTCCGAAGCCGGGTTCGCTGCCGAATTCAAGGACCCGTTCGTGGCACCGGAAGGGAAAGAGCGTC
It encodes:
- a CDS encoding class I SAM-dependent methyltransferase, with translation MASRKTKVFISMPFTGKTFENLSREREDLHALAATYDLELPEQFIGYQFAEDFKTKDYDPSFVLAKDKKYIKESDIVVADFSSPSIGTDCETTIAKELYDKKIIGIVPDVNKRKHAWLRFYCDDFVSSVEEAFELIRAKYANHNHPEHVDKRQYDSIAVEYQLVEATPIQKYVYDPNARELLGEYGTGKKVAVFHCASGHRARIAKEAGAKEVIGIDTSFRQISLAREIELSKPQGIEYRVLNAYSKDFPDEFPKEYNGSLDVVLGFFLIDHAQTETELQKLAENVYSSLAPGGVFIAMLDDSEARTPTDPKYGVAIEPLEGKGDASQRRIVIYQNMKDGEDRAVLHFFNFEWTRATVQRVFSEAGFAAEFKDPFVAPEGKERLGEDFWRKYEEDPDNVLFICRK